The Pseudomonas allokribbensis genome has a window encoding:
- a CDS encoding PrkA family serine protein kinase — MSIFSHFQQRFESTRQEELSLQEYLELCKKDRSAYASAAERLLMAIGEPELLDTSTNSRLSRIFSNKVIRRYPAFEDFHGMEECIDQIVSYFRHAAQGLEEKKQILYLLGPVGGGKSSLAEKLKQLMERVPFYAIKGSPVFESPLGLFNATEDGAILEEDFGIPRRYLNTIMSPWATKRLAEFGGDISQFRVVKLYPSILNQIAVAKTEPGDENNQDISALVGKVDIRKLEEYPQNDADAYSYSGALCRANQGLMEFVEMFKAPIKVLHPLLTATQEGNYNSTEGLGAIPFTGILLAHSNESEWHTFRNNKNNEAFIDRIYIVKVPYCLRVSDEVKIYDKLLFNSSLAKAHCAPDTLKMLAQFTVLSRLKEPENSNIYSKMRVYDGENLKDTDPKAKSIQEYRDSAGVDEGMNGLSTRFAFKILSKVFNFDPHEIAANPVHLLYVLEQQIEQEQFQAETRERYLRYLKEYLAPRYIEFIGKEIQTAYLESYSEYGQNIFDRYVLYADFWIQDQEYRDPETGEILNRVALNEELEKIEKPAGISNPKDFRNEIVNFVLRARANNNGKNPTWLSYEKLRVVIEKKMFSNTEDLLPVISFNAKASKEDQQKHNDFVTRMVERGYTDKQVRLLSEWYLRVRKSQ, encoded by the coding sequence ATGAGTATCTTTAGCCACTTCCAACAACGCTTCGAGTCCACACGCCAGGAAGAACTCTCGCTGCAAGAGTACCTGGAGCTGTGCAAGAAAGACCGTAGCGCCTACGCTTCCGCTGCCGAACGTCTGTTAATGGCCATCGGCGAACCGGAGCTGCTCGACACCTCGACCAACTCGAGGCTGTCGCGAATCTTCTCGAACAAGGTGATCCGCCGCTATCCGGCCTTTGAAGACTTCCACGGGATGGAAGAATGCATCGACCAGATCGTGTCGTATTTCCGCCATGCCGCCCAGGGCCTCGAGGAGAAGAAACAGATCCTCTACCTGCTCGGTCCCGTCGGTGGTGGTAAATCCTCCCTGGCCGAGAAGCTGAAACAGCTCATGGAAAGAGTGCCTTTCTACGCCATCAAGGGTTCACCGGTTTTCGAATCTCCCCTGGGTCTGTTCAACGCCACCGAAGATGGCGCGATCCTCGAAGAAGACTTCGGCATTCCCCGGCGCTACCTGAACACCATCATGTCGCCATGGGCGACCAAGCGCCTGGCCGAATTCGGCGGCGACATCAGCCAGTTCCGCGTGGTCAAGCTCTACCCGTCGATCCTCAACCAGATCGCCGTGGCCAAGACCGAACCCGGTGACGAGAACAACCAGGACATCTCGGCGCTGGTCGGCAAGGTCGACATCCGCAAACTCGAGGAATATCCGCAGAACGACGCCGATGCCTACAGCTACTCGGGCGCGCTGTGCCGGGCCAACCAGGGTCTGATGGAATTCGTCGAAATGTTCAAGGCACCGATCAAGGTGCTGCACCCGTTGCTGACCGCCACTCAGGAAGGCAACTACAACAGTACCGAAGGCCTCGGCGCGATTCCGTTCACCGGGATCCTGCTGGCCCACTCCAACGAATCGGAGTGGCACACCTTCCGCAACAACAAGAACAACGAAGCCTTCATCGACCGGATCTACATCGTCAAAGTGCCGTACTGCCTGCGGGTCAGCGACGAAGTGAAGATCTACGACAAACTGCTGTTCAACAGTTCCCTGGCCAAAGCCCATTGCGCGCCGGACACCCTCAAGATGCTGGCGCAGTTCACCGTGCTGTCACGCTTGAAGGAGCCGGAAAACTCCAACATCTACTCCAAGATGCGGGTGTACGACGGCGAAAATCTCAAGGACACCGATCCGAAGGCCAAGTCGATCCAGGAATATCGCGACTCGGCGGGCGTCGACGAAGGCATGAACGGTCTGTCGACCCGGTTCGCGTTCAAGATCCTGTCCAAGGTCTTCAACTTCGACCCGCATGAAATCGCCGCCAACCCGGTGCACCTGCTCTATGTGCTGGAACAGCAGATCGAACAGGAACAGTTCCAGGCCGAAACCCGCGAGCGCTATCTGCGCTATCTGAAGGAATACCTGGCGCCGCGTTATATCGAATTCATCGGCAAGGAGATCCAGACCGCCTACCTCGAGTCTTACAGCGAGTACGGCCAGAACATCTTCGACCGCTACGTGCTGTATGCGGACTTCTGGATTCAGGATCAGGAATACCGCGATCCGGAAACCGGCGAGATCCTCAACCGCGTCGCCCTCAACGAGGAACTGGAAAAAATCGAGAAACCGGCCGGCATCAGCAATCCGAAGGATTTCCGCAACGAAATCGTCAACTTCGTACTGCGCGCCCGGGCCAACAACAACGGCAAGAACCCGACCTGGCTCAGCTACGAAAAACTGCGGGTGGTCATCGAGAAGAAAATGTTCTCGAACACCGAGGATCTGCTGCCGGTCATCAGCTTCAATGCCAAGGCCAGCAAAGAGGATCAGCAGAAACACAACGACTTCGTTACACGAATGGTCGAACGCGGCTACACCGACAAACAGGTACGACTGCTCTCCGAGTGGTATCTGCGGGTCAGAAAATCACAGTAA
- a CDS encoding SpoVR family protein encodes MTAKEQKRQPISTGSEWTFELIQTYDREIARIAAGYALDTYPNQIEVITAEQMMDAYASVGMPLGYHHWSYGKHFLSTEKSYSRGQMGLAYEIVINSDPCIAYLMEENTICMQALVVAHACYGHNSFFKGNYLFRTWTDASSIIDYLVFAKQYIMQCEERHGIDAVEDLLDSCHALMNYGVDRYKRPYPISAEEERRRQKDREEHLQKQINDLWRTIPKGADKYSDKDNARFPAEPQENILYFIEKHAPLLEPWQREIVRIVRKIAQYFYPQRQTQVMNEGWATFWHYTLMNDLYDEGLVTDGFMMEFLTSHTSVVFQPGFDSPYYNGINPYALGFAMYRDIRRMCEEPTEEDRRWFPEIAGTDWLSTIKFAMSSFKDESFILQYLSPKVIRDLKLFSILDDDQKDDLLVPAIHDEGGYRIIRETLAAQYNLGNREPNVQIYSIDRRGDRSLTLRHQQHDRKPLGDSTEEVLKHLHRLWGFDIHLETLQGDQIMKTHHVPPRSEHGEGDYGRLDLAVIHL; translated from the coding sequence ATGACCGCCAAAGAGCAGAAGCGCCAACCCATTTCCACCGGCTCCGAATGGACATTCGAGCTGATCCAGACCTACGACCGCGAAATTGCCCGGATCGCGGCCGGGTACGCCCTGGACACCTATCCCAACCAGATTGAAGTGATCACCGCCGAACAGATGATGGACGCCTACGCTTCGGTCGGCATGCCGCTGGGCTATCACCACTGGTCCTACGGCAAACACTTCCTCAGCACCGAGAAATCCTACAGTCGCGGGCAGATGGGGCTGGCCTACGAGATCGTGATCAACTCCGACCCGTGCATCGCCTACCTGATGGAGGAAAACACCATCTGCATGCAGGCGCTGGTGGTGGCCCATGCCTGCTACGGCCACAACAGCTTCTTCAAGGGCAACTACCTGTTCCGCACCTGGACCGATGCCAGCTCTATCATCGATTACCTGGTGTTCGCCAAGCAGTACATCATGCAATGCGAGGAGCGCCATGGCATCGACGCGGTCGAGGACCTGCTCGATTCCTGCCATGCCTTGATGAACTACGGCGTCGACCGCTACAAACGTCCGTACCCGATTTCCGCCGAGGAAGAGCGGCGCCGGCAGAAGGATCGCGAAGAACACCTGCAGAAACAGATCAACGACCTGTGGCGCACCATTCCCAAAGGCGCAGACAAATACAGCGACAAGGACAACGCACGCTTCCCGGCCGAGCCACAGGAAAACATCCTGTACTTCATCGAGAAACACGCGCCGCTGCTGGAGCCCTGGCAGCGGGAGATCGTGCGGATCGTGCGCAAGATCGCCCAGTATTTCTATCCACAGCGCCAGACCCAGGTGATGAACGAGGGCTGGGCAACCTTCTGGCACTACACGTTGATGAACGACCTGTACGACGAGGGTCTGGTCACCGATGGCTTCATGATGGAGTTCCTCACGTCTCACACCAGCGTGGTGTTCCAGCCAGGTTTCGACAGTCCCTACTACAACGGCATCAACCCTTACGCACTGGGTTTTGCCATGTACCGCGACATCCGGCGCATGTGCGAAGAACCAACGGAAGAAGACCGTCGCTGGTTCCCGGAAATCGCCGGCACCGACTGGCTGTCGACCATCAAGTTCGCCATGAGCAGCTTCAAGGACGAGAGTTTCATCCTGCAGTACCTGTCACCCAAGGTGATCCGCGACCTGAAACTGTTCAGCATCCTCGATGACGACCAGAAGGACGATCTGCTGGTGCCCGCCATTCATGACGAGGGCGGCTACCGGATCATCCGCGAGACCCTGGCCGCGCAGTACAACCTCGGCAACCGTGAACCGAACGTGCAGATCTACAGCATCGACCGGCGCGGCGACCGCTCACTGACCCTGCGTCACCAGCAGCACGACCGAAAACCGCTGGGCGACTCCACCGAAGAGGTACTCAAGCACCTGCACCGGTTGTGGGGTTTCGACATTCATCTGGAAACCCTGCAGGGCGACCAGATCATGAAAACCCACCATGTACCGCCCCGCAGCGAACACGGTGAGGGAGATTACGGTCGGCTCGATCTGGCCGTCATTCATCTTTGA
- a CDS encoding YeaH/YhbH family protein: MSYVIDRRLNGKNKSTVNRQRFLRRYRDHIKKAVEEAVSRRSITDMEHGEQISIPGRDIDEPVLHHGRGGKQTVVHPGNKEFTAGEHIARPPGGGGGRGPGKAGNSGEGMDEFVFQITQEEFLEFMFEDLELPNLVKRNLSGTDTFKTVRAGISNEGNPSRINIIRTLRSAHARRIALSGSSRAKLREAKEELARLKREEPDNFGDIQNLEAEIEKLSARIHRVPFLDTFDLKYNLLIKQPNPSSKAVMFCLMDVSGSMTQATKDIAKRFFILLYLFLKRNYDKIDVVFIRHHTSAREVDEEEFFYSRETGGTIVSSALKLMQEIMAERYPSNEWNIYAAQASDGDNWNDDSPICRDILINQIMPFVQYYTYVEITPREHQALWYEYERIAEAFSDTFAQQQLVSAGDIYPVFRELFQRRLVT, translated from the coding sequence ATGAGCTATGTGATCGACCGACGTCTCAATGGCAAGAACAAAAGCACGGTAAACCGTCAGCGCTTCCTGCGGCGTTACCGTGACCACATCAAGAAGGCTGTCGAAGAGGCGGTCAGCCGGCGCTCCATCACCGACATGGAGCACGGCGAGCAAATCAGCATTCCCGGTCGCGACATCGACGAACCGGTGCTTCACCATGGCCGTGGCGGTAAGCAGACCGTGGTTCACCCCGGCAACAAGGAATTCACCGCAGGCGAACACATCGCCCGCCCACCGGGAGGCGGCGGCGGTCGCGGACCGGGCAAGGCCGGCAACTCCGGCGAAGGCATGGATGAATTCGTGTTCCAGATCACCCAGGAAGAATTCCTCGAATTCATGTTCGAGGACCTCGAACTGCCCAACCTGGTCAAACGCAACCTGAGTGGCACCGATACCTTCAAGACGGTCCGCGCCGGGATCAGCAACGAGGGCAACCCGTCCCGGATCAACATCATTCGCACACTGCGCTCGGCCCACGCCCGGCGAATCGCGCTGTCCGGCAGCAGCCGCGCCAAACTGCGCGAAGCCAAGGAAGAACTGGCCCGCCTGAAACGCGAAGAACCGGACAACTTCGGCGATATCCAGAATCTCGAAGCCGAAATCGAAAAACTCAGCGCGCGTATCCACCGTGTGCCGTTCCTCGACACCTTCGACCTCAAGTACAACCTGCTGATCAAGCAACCGAACCCAAGCTCGAAAGCCGTGATGTTCTGCCTGATGGACGTTTCCGGCTCCATGACCCAGGCGACCAAGGACATCGCCAAACGCTTTTTCATCCTGCTGTACCTGTTCCTCAAGCGGAACTACGACAAGATCGACGTCGTGTTCATCCGCCACCACACCAGCGCACGGGAAGTGGACGAAGAAGAGTTTTTCTATTCGCGGGAAACCGGCGGCACCATCGTTTCCAGCGCGCTGAAGCTGATGCAGGAGATCATGGCAGAGCGCTATCCGAGCAACGAATGGAACATCTACGCCGCACAGGCTTCCGACGGCGACAACTGGAACGACGACTCGCCGATCTGCCGCGACATCCTGATCAATCAGATCATGCCGTTTGTGCAGTACTACACTTACGTAGAGATCACCCCGCGCGAACATCAGGCCCTGTGGTACGAGTACGAACGCATCGCCGAAGCCTTTTCTGACACTTTTGCCCAGCAGCAGCTGGTCTCGGCCGGAGATATCTATCCGGTCTTCCGTGAACTCTTCCAGCGCAGGTTAGTGACATGA